A single region of the Burkholderiales bacterium genome encodes:
- a CDS encoding NUDIX domain-containing protein, with translation MPARLNTAALIEEMGRGLPRLPGGRVDYSHATRVPVLVCFVEYGGRLLLLKRSARVRSYPGKWGAVAGIIDRALPIEELALAELKRELGIGPQEVASLTLGEPHEYHDATLGRSWRLYPMLARLAGTPRIEIDWEYSDFEWITPERLADYDTVPLLEESLRRALRAALA, from the coding sequence ATGCCGGCTAGACTAAACACTGCCGCCTTGATCGAGGAAATGGGCCGGGGCCTGCCCCGCCTGCCTGGCGGACGGGTGGATTATTCCCACGCGACGCGGGTGCCGGTGCTGGTGTGCTTCGTCGAATACGGCGGCCGTCTGCTGCTTCTCAAGCGCAGCGCCAGGGTGCGCAGTTACCCGGGCAAGTGGGGTGCGGTGGCCGGCATCATCGACCGGGCGCTCCCCATCGAGGAATTGGCCCTCGCGGAACTGAAGCGGGAGCTGGGCATCGGCCCCCAGGAGGTGGCAAGCCTCACCTTGGGGGAACCCCACGAATACCACGATGCGACGCTGGGTCGCAGCTGGCGGCTGTATCCCATGTTGGCGCGGCTTGCCGGCACGCCCCGCATCGAAATCGATTGGGAGTACTCCGACTTCGAGTGGATCACCCCGGAGCGGCTGGCCGACTACGACACGGTTCCCCTTCTCGAGGAAAGCCTGCGCCGGGCGCTTCGCGCCGCACTGGCTTGA
- the ubiA gene encoding 4-hydroxybenzoate octaprenyltransferase yields MASLVERLTLYEQLMRLDRPIGIFLLLWPTLWGLWFASAGRPDPLVLWIFILGTVLMRSAGCVINDYADRDIDPHVERTRNRPLAAGRVSPKEALLLAAVLALLAFLLILPLNRLTWLMAVPALLLAASYPWTKRFFALPQAYLGIAFGFGIPMAYAAQTGAVPAIAWWLLVANMFWSIAYDTEYAMVDRDDDLKLGIKTSAITFGRWDVAAVMACYTAMLGLLVWVGQRLEMGVVYYLGLAVAAAIALYHYTLIRHRERQACFRAFLHNNWLGAAVFCGIALDYLLR; encoded by the coding sequence ATGGCGAGTCTCGTCGAGCGTCTCACCCTCTATGAGCAGTTGATGCGGCTTGACCGGCCCATCGGCATTTTCCTTTTGCTCTGGCCCACCCTGTGGGGCTTGTGGTTTGCATCCGCCGGTCGGCCCGATCCCCTCGTGCTCTGGATTTTCATCCTCGGCACCGTGCTCATGCGTTCCGCGGGCTGCGTCATCAACGACTATGCCGACCGCGACATCGATCCCCACGTGGAGCGCACCCGCAACCGGCCACTGGCCGCAGGCCGGGTGAGCCCGAAGGAAGCGCTGCTGCTCGCCGCGGTGCTGGCGCTTCTGGCATTCCTCCTCATCCTACCCTTGAATCGCCTCACCTGGCTCATGGCGGTGCCTGCGTTGCTGCTTGCCGCAAGCTATCCCTGGACCAAGCGTTTCTTCGCCCTTCCCCAGGCTTATCTGGGTATTGCCTTCGGCTTTGGCATTCCCATGGCCTATGCCGCCCAAACCGGCGCGGTGCCTGCAATTGCCTGGTGGCTTTTGGTTGCCAACATGTTCTGGTCCATCGCCTACGACACGGAATACGCCATGGTGGACCGCGACGATGATCTCAAGCTGGGCATCAAGACTTCGGCCATTACCTTCGGCCGCTGGGATGTGGCGGCGGTGATGGCCTGTTACACGGCGATGCTGGGGCTGCTCGTCTGGGTGGGGCAGCGCCTGGAAATGGGTGTGGTCTATTACCTGGGGCTCGCAGTGGCGGCCGCCATCGCCCTCTACCACTACACCCTCATCCGCCACCGCGAGCGGCAAGCCTGCTTCCGCGCCTTCCTGCACAACAACTGGCTGGGGGCGGCGGTGTTTTGCGGCATTGCCCTGGACTATCTGCTGCGCTGA
- a CDS encoding EAL domain-containing protein produces the protein MRFFHTAQERQITLSTALVLAAIALATGAGTWWLAQGRLESWAKEGLTLALAGHVATIDGEIRAHEETVAALAQNAALKGALRNLLRRPADGAAQAALRESLTQVPAAQAYRLEFFDNAGRPLLALGPPLGEPRLSLRLKRTTPTWLAWTDGPVLMSRVGIAGETPLGSVLASRPAPSLLGLTRDYPGLGETGELALCGATGPDRMDCLPLRLTPRLLPNLPRQVEGEPLPMGRALAGERGFMLSRDYRRRLVAAAFAPVGDTGLGAVLKVDAAELFLPGHAQLLAGGAFVLVLALVGLGLLRWRLLPLIREVLLSERRARSLSASLAESEALSRAVLESVEEGILTVNGRGEVESLNLAAQRMFGVGLEAAQGRSVNLLIPNAWGEGENACLAGLGGDGSGREMMGRRQDGRVFPLEVRASRLNCPRHTFHVLAVRDISQRKAQEARLFDLAHHDPLTGLANRALLRDRLSQAIVAARRAHDHVGVLFLDLDHFKVVNDSLGHQLGDRLLKTVASRITGCLRQGDTVARQGGDEFIVVLPGVTRFEDVGMVAAKILAAVSAPYQLDGQELHTGVSIGVAVFPEDGEDVDTLLRHADIAMYHAKQAGRSNYQFFTPEMNRAARQRLELETSLRQALGRREFGLEFQPIVSMATGVASGVEALLRWHPPAGPVGPDRFIPVAEETGLIVPIGEWVLREACSQFKAWQAAGCGLERVVVNLSVRQFAQRNLVSVVRAALDAAELAPEHLGLEITESLLMTNPVEAIRVLTLLSDLGIQISVDDFGTGYSSLSYLKRFPIHKIKIDRSFVRDITHDAEDAAIVTAVVAMAHSLDCRVVAEGVETEAQLAFLRRLGCDEYQGYYFSRPLPGPALMERLQVA, from the coding sequence ATGCGTTTTTTCCACACGGCCCAGGAACGGCAAATCACCCTCAGCACGGCACTGGTGCTGGCGGCGATCGCCTTGGCGACGGGCGCGGGCACCTGGTGGCTGGCGCAAGGCCGCCTGGAGTCCTGGGCGAAAGAGGGCCTCACCCTGGCCCTGGCCGGCCACGTGGCCACCATCGACGGGGAGATCCGCGCGCACGAGGAAACCGTGGCGGCGCTGGCGCAAAACGCCGCCCTCAAGGGGGCGCTGCGCAACCTCCTGCGCCGCCCAGCGGATGGCGCCGCCCAGGCCGCCCTCCGGGAAAGTCTGACCCAGGTGCCGGCGGCCCAGGCTTACCGGCTGGAGTTTTTTGATAATGCGGGCCGGCCGCTCCTCGCCCTGGGCCCCCCGCTGGGGGAGCCGCGGCTTTCCCTGCGCCTTAAGCGGACCACGCCCACCTGGCTTGCCTGGACGGACGGTCCCGTGCTCATGAGCCGGGTGGGAATCGCGGGTGAAACGCCCTTGGGCAGTGTTCTCGCCAGCCGCCCGGCGCCAAGCCTGCTTGGCCTGACGCGGGATTATCCCGGCCTGGGCGAGACGGGGGAGCTTGCCCTGTGTGGCGCCACCGGGCCGGATCGGATGGATTGCCTGCCCCTGCGGCTTACGCCGCGGCTGCTTCCCAACCTGCCGCGACAGGTGGAGGGGGAACCCCTGCCCATGGGCCGCGCCCTGGCCGGTGAGCGGGGGTTCATGCTGAGCCGGGATTACCGGCGGCGGCTGGTGGCGGCGGCCTTCGCCCCGGTGGGGGATACGGGGCTGGGAGCCGTGCTCAAGGTGGACGCGGCGGAGCTCTTTCTCCCCGGCCACGCGCAGCTTCTCGCCGGCGGGGCCTTTGTCCTCGTCCTGGCGCTGGTGGGGCTCGGGCTTTTGCGCTGGCGGCTTCTGCCCCTGATCCGCGAAGTGCTGCTATCGGAACGCCGGGCGCGGAGTCTTTCCGCATCGCTCGCGGAAAGTGAGGCATTGAGCCGCGCCGTCTTGGAGAGTGTGGAGGAGGGTATCCTCACCGTGAATGGCCGCGGCGAGGTGGAAAGCCTGAACCTCGCCGCCCAGCGCATGTTTGGCGTGGGTCTGGAGGCGGCGCAGGGCAGGAGCGTAAACCTGCTCATCCCCAATGCCTGGGGCGAGGGGGAAAACGCTTGCCTTGCCGGTCTGGGGGGCGACGGCAGCGGCCGGGAAATGATGGGGCGGCGGCAGGACGGCAGGGTCTTTCCCCTGGAAGTGCGCGCAAGCCGCCTCAATTGTCCCCGCCACACCTTCCACGTGCTTGCCGTGCGCGACATTTCCCAGCGCAAGGCACAGGAGGCGCGACTGTTCGATCTCGCCCACCACGACCCCCTCACCGGTCTGGCCAACCGGGCTTTGCTGCGTGACCGCCTGTCCCAGGCCATCGTCGCCGCAAGACGCGCCCACGACCACGTGGGGGTGCTCTTCCTCGACCTGGATCATTTCAAGGTGGTGAACGATTCCCTCGGTCATCAGCTTGGGGATAGGCTGCTGAAGACGGTGGCCTCGCGCATCACCGGCTGCCTACGCCAGGGCGACACCGTCGCGCGCCAGGGGGGCGATGAATTCATCGTGGTGCTGCCTGGCGTCACCCGCTTCGAGGACGTGGGCATGGTGGCGGCGAAAATTCTGGCCGCCGTGTCCGCCCCTTATCAACTGGACGGCCAGGAGCTGCATACCGGGGTGAGCATCGGTGTGGCGGTGTTTCCCGAAGACGGCGAGGATGTGGACACCCTGCTGCGCCATGCCGACATCGCCATGTACCACGCCAAACAGGCGGGGCGCAGCAACTATCAGTTCTTCACGCCGGAGATGAACCGCGCCGCGCGCCAGCGCCTGGAGCTGGAAACGAGCCTCCGCCAGGCCCTGGGTAGGAGGGAATTCGGCCTGGAATTCCAGCCCATCGTCTCCATGGCGACGGGTGTGGCCTCGGGGGTGGAGGCGCTTTTGCGCTGGCATCCGCCCGCCGGGCCGGTGGGGCCCGACCGTTTCATACCTGTTGCCGAGGAAACCGGACTCATCGTGCCCATCGGCGAATGGGTGCTGCGCGAGGCGTGCAGCCAGTTCAAGGCCTGGCAGGCCGCAGGCTGTGGGCTTGAGCGTGTGGTGGTGAATCTGTCGGTGCGTCAGTTCGCCCAGCGCAACCTGGTTTCAGTGGTGCGCGCCGCCCTGGATGCGGCAGAGCTCGCCCCGGAACACCTGGGGTTGGAAATCACCGAAAGCCTGTTGATGACCAATCCGGTGGAAGCGATCCGTGTCCTTACCCTGTTGTCCGATCTCGGCATCCAGATCTCGGTGGACGATTTCGGCACCGGCTATTCCAGCCTGAGCTATCTCAAGCGTTTCCCCATCCACAAAATCAAGATCGACCGAAGCTTCGTCCGCGACATCACCCACGATGCCGAGGATGCGGCCATCGTCACCGCGGTGGTCGCCATGGCCCACAGCCTTGATTGCCGGGTGGTGGCGGAAGGGGTGGAGACGGAAGCGCAGCTTGCTTTCCTGCGCCGGCTGGGTTGCGATGAATACCAGGGGTATTATTTCAGCCGGCCCCTGCCGGGCCCCGCCCTCATGGAACGACTGCAGGTGGCGTGA
- the trmB gene encoding tRNA (guanosine(46)-N7)-methyltransferase TrmB translates to MSAPHRPIRSFVLRAGRISRAQKRALETLLPVYGIPFRPEPLDLDQVFGRAAARILEIGFGMGETTATIAAEHPETDFIGVEVHPPGIGSLLKEIEARGLTNLRIIPHDAVEVLTHMIPPESLDGLHIFFPDPWPKKRHHKRRLIQAPFVALAADRLKPGGYIHVATDWQPYAEQILAVLSAEPRLENTAEGYAPRPAWRPTTKFENRGLRLGHGVWDLVFRKRGLP, encoded by the coding sequence ATGTCCGCCCCCCATCGCCCCATTCGCAGTTTCGTCCTGCGCGCCGGCCGCATCTCCCGCGCCCAGAAGCGTGCCCTGGAGACCCTGCTGCCGGTCTATGGCATCCCTTTCCGCCCCGAGCCGCTCGACCTTGACCAGGTGTTCGGGCGCGCGGCGGCGCGCATCCTCGAAATCGGCTTCGGCATGGGGGAGACGACGGCCACCATCGCCGCCGAGCACCCGGAGACGGACTTCATCGGCGTCGAAGTCCACCCCCCGGGCATCGGCAGCCTGCTCAAGGAAATCGAGGCGCGCGGGCTCACCAACCTGCGCATCATCCCCCACGATGCCGTCGAGGTGCTCACCCACATGATCCCGCCGGAAAGCCTCGATGGCCTGCACATCTTCTTCCCCGACCCCTGGCCGAAGAAACGGCACCACAAGCGGCGCCTGATCCAAGCCCCCTTTGTCGCCCTGGCGGCCGACCGCTTGAAGCCCGGTGGCTACATCCACGTGGCCACCGACTGGCAGCCCTATGCCGAACAGATTCTGGCGGTGCTCTCCGCCGAGCCGCGATTGGAAAACACCGCCGAGGGCTACGCGCCCCGCCCCGCCTGGCGGCCCACCACCAAATTCGAAAACCGCGGCCTGCGACTGGGCCATGGCGTCTGGGACCTCGTCTTCCGCAAGCGGGGCTTGCCTTGA
- a CDS encoding AbiEi antitoxin N-terminal domain-containing protein yields the protein MDSSHQSILDLAAQRGLIRPRDLNERGLPTIALTRLVRQGLLQRVGRGLYAIPDRAVSEHGVLSEVARKHPQAIVCLLSALRLHELTTQSPFEVWLAIPNKARAPKMDYPPLRIVRFSGAALTEGVEEHLIDGVPVRVTNVARTVADCFKFRNKIGLDVALEALQESWRAKRVSMDELWRFAALCRVANVMRPYMESLS from the coding sequence ATGGACAGTTCGCACCAGAGCATTCTGGATCTTGCCGCCCAGCGCGGCCTTATTCGCCCACGCGATCTCAATGAGCGTGGGCTGCCCACGATCGCCCTCACGCGGCTGGTGCGGCAAGGGCTGCTCCAGCGCGTGGGACGGGGCCTGTACGCAATTCCGGACCGGGCCGTCTCGGAACACGGCGTACTGTCCGAGGTGGCACGCAAGCACCCGCAAGCCATCGTCTGCCTGCTGTCGGCACTGCGCCTACATGAACTCACCACACAGTCGCCGTTCGAGGTCTGGCTGGCAATTCCCAACAAGGCACGCGCGCCAAAGATGGACTATCCCCCGCTGCGCATCGTGCGCTTCTCTGGCGCCGCGCTGACGGAGGGGGTCGAGGAGCACCTCATCGATGGTGTGCCGGTGCGCGTGACCAACGTCGCCCGGACCGTGGCTGACTGCTTCAAGTTCCGCAACAAGATCGGCCTCGATGTCGCGCTGGAGGCGCTACAGGAGTCCTGGCGTGCCAAGCGCGTCAGCATGGATGAACTTTGGCGTTTTGCTGCGCTGTGCCGTGTGGCCAATGTGATGCGCCCCTACATGGAAAGCCTGTCATGA
- a CDS encoding nucleotidyl transferase AbiEii/AbiGii toxin family protein, with protein MNQRNMAASVRARLLNRARETRQDFNLILTRYALERLLYRLSISPHADQFLLKGALLFDLWFDIPHRPTRDADLLGFGSAEIPHVEAAFRDICTVELDDGIRFQPDSVHAEEIRKEANYSGVRVTLIGLLDGARCHVQVDVGFGDAVTPGPEAVDYPVMLPDMPAPKLRAYPRYTVVAEKLEALVSLGIANSRMKDYFDLWILSRYTDFDGALLCKAIHATFERRRTPLPDGVPFGLSDEFAQDRQKQTQWQAFLRKNALDELQLSEVVAGLRAFLSFPLDALQQGAAFPQTWLAGNGWMSSGEESGR; from the coding sequence ATGAACCAGCGCAACATGGCCGCCTCGGTGCGCGCCCGCCTGCTCAACCGCGCCCGCGAGACCCGGCAAGACTTCAATCTGATCTTGACCCGCTATGCGCTTGAGCGCCTGCTTTACCGGCTCAGCATCTCCCCCCACGCCGACCAGTTCCTGCTGAAAGGTGCGCTGCTGTTCGACTTGTGGTTCGACATCCCGCATCGTCCGACACGCGACGCCGATCTGCTGGGCTTCGGCTCGGCCGAGATCCCGCATGTCGAGGCGGCGTTTCGGGACATCTGTACGGTGGAACTGGACGACGGCATACGCTTCCAGCCTGACTCGGTACACGCGGAGGAGATCCGCAAGGAAGCCAACTACTCCGGTGTCCGGGTCACGCTGATCGGCCTGTTGGACGGTGCCCGATGCCACGTGCAGGTCGACGTGGGTTTCGGCGACGCCGTGACGCCCGGCCCCGAGGCCGTCGACTACCCGGTAATGCTGCCGGACATGCCAGCCCCGAAGCTGCGCGCCTACCCCCGCTACACGGTTGTCGCCGAGAAGCTGGAGGCACTGGTGTCGCTCGGCATCGCCAACAGCCGCATGAAGGATTACTTCGATCTCTGGATCTTGTCGCGCTACACCGACTTCGACGGCGCGCTCCTGTGCAAGGCGATCCACGCCACCTTCGAGCGCCGCAGGACACCGCTGCCGGATGGCGTCCCTTTCGGATTGAGCGACGAATTCGCGCAGGATCGGCAGAAGCAGACTCAGTGGCAAGCATTCTTGAGGAAGAATGCCTTGGACGAGCTTCAGCTTTCCGAGGTCGTTGCCGGTCTGCGTGCCTTCCTGTCATTCCCGCTGGACGCGCTCCAGCAAGGTGCTGCATTTCCGCAAACATGGCTTGCCGGAAACGGGTGGATGTCGAGCGGCGAGGAATCGGGCCGATGA
- a CDS encoding heavy metal sensor histidine kinase, whose translation MFRSLSLTTRLTLFFTLAAAAVVFGLALLVIAASERHFIELDHMALQDKQHLIEDILARSNSAEDAKWLLREALSHHHGLYVSVHDSKGETLFQSEGFRLPRELSPADEGNGNDALIHWADEGQAFRGMLVRVIPAYDATTRLDILVAMDTAHHTRFMLELRRTLMTYAVVTIVICGLLSWFAAYKGLAPLRAMKSRATTLTSQQLHQRMPVEAVPIEMADLAHELNKMLDRLEDAFTRLSEFSSNLAHELRTPLSNLLTQTQVALATRRDADTYREILASNAEELQRLGRMVSDMLFLAKAERGMMLPNRERFSAAEETHALIEFYEAVAEEKGVRLAQRGEGEIVGDRLMFRRALSNLLSNALRHTPPHGEVTIEISQSSQATRVSVENTGEDIDPRVLPRLFDRFYRADPSRSHPETDGAGLGLAITRAIMQTHGGSISVTSAQGRTRFCLEFPGGT comes from the coding sequence ATGTTTCGCTCCCTGTCACTGACGACCCGGCTCACCCTCTTCTTTACGTTGGCGGCTGCGGCTGTGGTGTTTGGATTGGCCTTGTTGGTCATCGCTGCATCCGAGCGGCATTTCATCGAGCTGGATCACATGGCGCTGCAGGACAAGCAGCACCTGATCGAGGATATTTTGGCGCGATCCAATTCGGCCGAGGACGCCAAGTGGCTGCTGCGTGAGGCATTGAGCCACCATCACGGGCTGTACGTCAGCGTCCATGATTCGAAAGGTGAAACGCTCTTCCAGTCCGAAGGATTTCGCCTCCCGCGCGAACTGTCACCGGCCGATGAAGGCAACGGCAACGACGCGCTGATCCATTGGGCCGACGAAGGGCAGGCGTTTCGCGGGATGCTTGTCCGGGTTATTCCAGCCTATGACGCAACGACGCGGCTGGACATCCTCGTTGCCATGGACACGGCGCATCACACACGGTTCATGCTGGAGTTGCGGCGCACCCTGATGACCTATGCCGTCGTGACGATCGTCATCTGTGGCTTGCTGAGCTGGTTTGCCGCGTACAAGGGGCTGGCGCCATTGCGTGCCATGAAATCCAGAGCCACCACGCTCACGAGCCAGCAGCTGCACCAGCGCATGCCCGTCGAGGCGGTACCCATCGAAATGGCCGATCTGGCTCACGAACTCAACAAGATGCTGGACCGGCTGGAAGACGCGTTCACGCGACTGTCGGAGTTCTCGTCGAATCTGGCGCATGAGCTGCGCACCCCCCTGAGCAACCTGCTGACCCAGACCCAGGTCGCGTTGGCTACCCGGCGGGATGCCGATACCTACCGGGAGATCCTGGCTTCCAATGCCGAGGAACTGCAGCGTCTGGGCCGCATGGTGTCCGATATGCTGTTCCTGGCCAAGGCCGAACGCGGGATGATGCTGCCGAACCGGGAACGTTTCTCGGCAGCCGAGGAAACGCACGCCCTGATCGAGTTCTATGAGGCGGTCGCCGAGGAGAAGGGCGTCAGACTGGCTCAGCGTGGTGAGGGCGAGATCGTCGGTGATCGCTTGATGTTCCGCCGTGCCCTGAGCAATCTGCTTTCGAACGCGCTGCGCCACACCCCGCCACATGGCGAGGTCACGATCGAGATCAGCCAGTCTTCCCAAGCCACCCGGGTGAGCGTCGAGAACACCGGCGAGGACATCGACCCGAGGGTACTGCCGCGCCTGTTCGATCGGTTTTACCGTGCTGACCCATCGCGGTCACATCCGGAAACCGACGGCGCAGGGCTGGGATTGGCGATTACCCGCGCCATTATGCAAACCCATGGAGGATCGATCAGCGTGACGTCCGCGCAGGGCAGGACCCGGTTCTGCCTGGAGTTCCCAGGCGGAACCTGA